Proteins from a single region of Flavobacterium sp. YJ01:
- a CDS encoding ABC transporter transmembrane domain-containing protein, whose protein sequence is MARFQENDLPKAKLNSNSLQKALRIFKYAKSHKWKFFLGLIFLFLTSATALAFPKLMGMLVDCVTNKDLSKANEIALGLMGILVLQAVFSFFRISLFVNFTENSLSNIRFALYENLIKLPMSFYSQKRVGELNSRISADISQLQDTFSTTIAEFLRQFILIIGGFIILGSISPKLTFMMLAIVPVVAIAAVIFGRFIRKYGKKTQDKVAESQVIVEETLQGISNVKAFANEWYEIQRYKNKIREIVKIAIKGGQYRGYFASFIILCLFGCVVAVVWYGITLTIKGEVEGVGDLISFVLYTTFIGASFGGIAEMYAQIQKAVGATERVFELLEEAPEAINANVKTSPIEKIKGNVAFKNVAFSYPSRKEVQVLKDVNFNADFGQKIAIVGPSGAGKSTISSLLLRFYDITSGEIIVDGKNIHDYDLEDLRGNMSIVPQDVILFGGTIRENIAYGKPNASEEEIIAAAKQANALNFIDGFPEKFETLVGERGVKLSGGQRQRIAIARALLKNPSILILDEATSSLDSESEKLVQEALEVLMEGRTSIIIAHRLSTIRNADKILVLDNGKISEQGTHQELINLENGIYKNLSNLQFSNS, encoded by the coding sequence ATGGCAAGATTTCAAGAAAATGATTTACCGAAAGCTAAATTAAACTCTAATTCCCTTCAAAAAGCTCTCCGAATTTTTAAATATGCTAAAAGCCACAAATGGAAATTTTTCCTTGGTTTGATTTTTTTGTTTTTAACAAGCGCCACTGCCCTCGCCTTTCCTAAATTAATGGGAATGTTGGTAGATTGCGTAACAAATAAAGATCTTTCTAAAGCAAACGAAATTGCTTTAGGATTAATGGGAATCTTGGTTCTTCAGGCGGTTTTCTCTTTTTTCAGAATTTCATTATTTGTCAATTTTACAGAAAACTCGCTTTCTAACATTCGTTTTGCATTATATGAAAATTTAATAAAATTGCCAATGTCGTTTTATTCTCAAAAACGTGTTGGTGAACTTAATAGCCGAATCAGCGCTGATATTTCGCAATTGCAAGATACTTTTAGTACAACAATAGCTGAATTTTTACGTCAGTTTATTCTAATCATCGGAGGATTTATCATTTTAGGAAGTATCAGTCCGAAACTGACTTTTATGATGTTGGCAATTGTTCCAGTTGTGGCAATTGCAGCAGTGATTTTCGGAAGATTCATTCGTAAATACGGAAAAAAAACACAAGACAAAGTTGCCGAAAGTCAAGTTATTGTTGAAGAAACTTTACAAGGGATTAGCAATGTTAAAGCTTTTGCTAACGAATGGTACGAAATTCAGCGTTACAAAAATAAAATTAGAGAAATTGTAAAAATTGCCATTAAAGGCGGTCAATACAGAGGTTACTTTGCTTCCTTTATTATTCTTTGCCTTTTTGGTTGCGTTGTAGCCGTAGTTTGGTACGGAATTACCTTAACTATTAAAGGTGAAGTTGAAGGTGTTGGAGATTTAATTTCATTTGTTCTTTACACCACTTTTATTGGTGCATCTTTTGGAGGAATTGCCGAAATGTATGCCCAGATTCAGAAAGCCGTTGGAGCAACAGAACGTGTTTTTGAGCTTTTAGAAGAAGCTCCAGAAGCAATTAACGCTAATGTAAAAACTTCTCCGATTGAGAAAATAAAAGGAAATGTTGCTTTTAAAAATGTTGCTTTTAGTTATCCTTCACGTAAAGAAGTTCAGGTTTTAAAAGATGTGAATTTTAATGCCGATTTCGGTCAGAAAATTGCAATCGTGGGACCAAGCGGAGCCGGAAAATCTACTATTTCGTCTCTATTACTTCGTTTTTACGATATTACTTCTGGAGAAATTATTGTTGATGGAAAGAATATTCATGATTATGATTTAGAAGATCTTCGTGGAAATATGAGTATCGTTCCGCAAGATGTTATTCTTTTTGGCGGAACTATTAGAGAAAATATTGCTTACGGAAAACCTAACGCTTCCGAAGAAGAAATTATTGCCGCTGCAAAACAAGCCAACGCTTTAAATTTTATTGATGGATTTCCTGAAAAATTTGAAACTCTGGTTGGTGAACGTGGTGTAAAACTTTCAGGTGGACAGCGTCAGCGTATTGCAATTGCTAGAGCTTTGCTTAAAAACCCAAGCATTTTAATTTTAGACGAAGCAACTTCTTCTTTAGACAGCGAAAGCGAAAAGCTAGTTCAAGAAGCTCTAGAAGTTCTAATGGAAGGAAGAACAAGCATTATAATTGCTCACAGACTTTCTACAATTAGAAATGCAGATAAAATCTTAGTTTTGGATAATGGAAAAATCTCAGAACAAGGAACACACCAGGAATTGATAAATCTAGAAAACGGAATTTATAAAAATCTGAGCAATCTTCAGTTTAGCAATTCTTAA